One region of Drosophila teissieri strain GT53w chromosome 2L, Prin_Dtei_1.1, whole genome shotgun sequence genomic DNA includes:
- the LOC122626336 gene encoding protein rolling stone, translated as MFRLLSGTEPQSYSGHLQEPISLRDELRFSGLGLHHHTPTDFLRSQWQSGPKSSVFLVYRWLLGGFFGTGVVSCIYQYYNNGNFFIFLTNWGFVLCGITSISGAILVTIYHYKPETWVPPSCWLKIYWVCYWINISLACLIAVAYWTAIYPKDRVITNPTRVSDLFNIWTHLLPPVFFTIDNFVVAQPARLLHFVYPLAFLHLYGIFAIIFYARGGRNLDGKHYIYPFLNFAKPKLVLRTVSWLSIMLVSLSSLQYGVYRLRNFIARRMGKLL; from the exons ATGTTTCGTTTGCTGTCCGGAACTGAGCCGCAATCATACTCCGGCCATCTTCAGGAGCCCATAAGCTTACGGGATGAGCTCCGCTTCAGTGGACTGGGCTTACACCATCATACTCCCACGGACTTCCTGCGATCGCAA TGGCAGAGTGGACCGAAATCTTCTGTTTTCCTGGTTTATCGATGGCTTTTAGGCGGATTCTTTGGCACTGGCGTGGTCAGTTGTATCTATCAGTACTACAATAACGggaattttttcatttttttgacCAACTGGGGATTTGTGTTGTGCGGCATTACCAGTATTAGCGGAGCCATACTTGTGACTATCTATCACTACAAGCCGGAAACCTGGG TTCCCCCGTCCTGCTGGCTAAAGATCTATTGGGTCTGCTATTGGATCAACATCTCATTGGCGTGCTTGATCGCAGTTGCCTATTGGACAGCCATATATCCCAAGGATCGTGTGATAACTAATCCGACTCGGGTTTCGGATTTGTTTAACATATGGACTCACTTGCTGCCACCTGTTTTCTTCACCATCGATAACTTTGTGGTGGCGCAACCGGCCCGCCTTCTTCACTTTGTCTATCCACTGGCATTCCTCCATTTGTACGGAATTTTTGCAATAATATTCTATGCCCGGGGCGGTCGTAACTT AGATGGAAAACACTATATATatccttttttaaattttgctaAGCCAAAGCTAGTTTTGAGAACCGTATCCTGGCTCAGTATTATGTTGGTGTCCCTGTCTAGTCTGCAGTATGGAGTCTATCGACTACGCAATTTCATAGCACGCAGGATGGGGAAACTTTTGTGA
- the LOC122626177 gene encoding uncharacterized protein LOC122626177 isoform X1: MADFHELIVTCIIFLYQITLIIRSIHPLKKDAMLLILHNFLLYYVINMFKHLAQASINSDGPVNTFYYVPLVYEESIASGRHQSWHEVLGTSTWHFFEVLFRHHLALLLPFNLALLVPRCKLAFISTLVLLSNFVLFACFALAICQLLLVHGHAHSLRLLTVLCLGPVCQVVLVGRLLGRMWSVDSCLRHEI, encoded by the exons ATGGCCGATTTCCATGAGCTTATTGTGACTTGCATTATTTTCCTCTACCAGATTACTTTGATTATC CGATCAATCCACCCCTTAAAGAAGGACGCTATGTTGCTCATTTTGCACAACTTTTTGCTCTACTATGTGATCAATATGTTCAAGCACTTGGCCCAGG CGTCGATTAACTCGGACGGACCGGTGAACACATTCTACTACGTACCACTGGTGTATGAGGAAAGCATTGCTTCGGGACGCCATCAGAGTTGGCACGAGGTCCTTGGGACGTCCACGTGGCACTTCTTTGAGGTCCTTTTTAGGCATCATCtggcgctgctgttgccattTAATTTGGCTCTCCTGGTGCCC CGCTGCAAGCTGGCCTTCATTAGCACACTGGTTCTGTTGTCCAACTTCGTGCTGTTCGCCTGTTTCGCCTTGGCCATTTGTCAGCTGCTGTTGGTccatggccacgcccacagcctGCGCCTCCTCACGGTCCTGTGCCTGGGCCCCGTTTGCCAAGTGGTCCTGGTGGGCCGCCTCCTCGGACGCATGTGG TCAGTGGATTCTTGTTTGAGGCATGAAATTTGA
- the LOC122626177 gene encoding uncharacterized protein LOC122626177 isoform X2 produces MADFHELIVTCIIFLYQITLIIRSIHPLKKDAMLLILHNFLLYYVINMFKHLAQASINSDGPVNTFYYVPLVYEESIASGRHQSWHEVLGTSTWHFFEVLFRHHLALLLPFNLALLVPRCKLAFISTLVLLSNFVLFACFALAICQLLLVHGHAHSLRLLTVLCLGPVCQVVLVGRLLGRMWLSQWILV; encoded by the exons ATGGCCGATTTCCATGAGCTTATTGTGACTTGCATTATTTTCCTCTACCAGATTACTTTGATTATC CGATCAATCCACCCCTTAAAGAAGGACGCTATGTTGCTCATTTTGCACAACTTTTTGCTCTACTATGTGATCAATATGTTCAAGCACTTGGCCCAGG CGTCGATTAACTCGGACGGACCGGTGAACACATTCTACTACGTACCACTGGTGTATGAGGAAAGCATTGCTTCGGGACGCCATCAGAGTTGGCACGAGGTCCTTGGGACGTCCACGTGGCACTTCTTTGAGGTCCTTTTTAGGCATCATCtggcgctgctgttgccattTAATTTGGCTCTCCTGGTGCCC CGCTGCAAGCTGGCCTTCATTAGCACACTGGTTCTGTTGTCCAACTTCGTGCTGTTCGCCTGTTTCGCCTTGGCCATTTGTCAGCTGCTGTTGGTccatggccacgcccacagcctGCGCCTCCTCACGGTCCTGTGCCTGGGCCCCGTTTGCCAAGTGGTCCTGGTGGGCCGCCTCCTCGGACGCATGTGG CTCAGTCAGTGGATTCTTGTTTGA
- the LOC122625318 gene encoding protamine-like protein 99C — MSSDKVNESQSMCNGSWARSGFLNYMREFLQQNGDMGWIEFAEQGAKSWKEMSEEDKNHYRQLPDAQIGVISMSLEDEQPKVLSEMCNHPMGRSMRKSMKSCAKPKKSCAKPRRKAACAKPRAACAKPRRSACPTKEKDKCARSKCSKPGPVTNNGYLNFVRSFRKKHCDMKPQELIAEAAKAWAKLPEDKKDRYRRMACKVTTSERHKRRRVCNPC, encoded by the exons ATGAGTTCAGACAAAGTAAACGAAAGCCAGAGCATGTGCAATGGATCGTGGGCAAGGAGCGGATTCCTAAACTACATGCGCGAGTTCCTTCAACAAAACGGCGACATGGGTTGGATTGAGTTCGCTGAGCAGGGCGCCAAGTCCTGGAAGGAGATGAGCGAGGAGGACAAGAACCATTATCGCCAGTTGCCCGATGCTCAAATAGGCGTCATTTCCATGAGCCTAGAAGATGAACAGCCCAAAGTTCTCAGCGAAATGTGCAACCATCCCATGGGGCGTTCCATGCGCAAGTCCATGAAGTCCTGTGCGAAGCCCAAGAAGTCCTGTGCCAAGCCGCGTCGCAAGGCCGCTTGTGCCAAGCCGCGGGCAGCGTGTGCGAAGCCCAGGCGATCGGCTTGCCCCACCAAGGAGAAGGACAAGTGTGCCAGGTCGAAGTGCAGCAAGCCGGGTCCAGTCACCAACAACGGCTACTTGAACTTCGTGCGCTCCTTCCGCAAGAAGCACTGTGACATGAAGCCACAAGAATTGATCGCCGAGGCCGCGAAAGCCTGGGCCAAGCTGCCCGAGGATAAGAAGGATCGCTACCGCCGCATG GCTTGCAAGGTCACCACTAGTGAACGCCACAAGCGCCGTCGTGTCTGCAACCCCTGCTAA
- the LOC122626177 gene encoding uncharacterized protein LOC122626177 isoform X3, whose product MADFHELIVTCIIFLYQITLIIRSIHPLKKDAMLLILHNFLLYYVINMFKHLAQASINSDGPVNTFYYVPLVYEESIASGRHQSWHEVLGTSTWHFFEVLFRHHLALLLPFNLALLVPVRTLQAGLH is encoded by the exons ATGGCCGATTTCCATGAGCTTATTGTGACTTGCATTATTTTCCTCTACCAGATTACTTTGATTATC CGATCAATCCACCCCTTAAAGAAGGACGCTATGTTGCTCATTTTGCACAACTTTTTGCTCTACTATGTGATCAATATGTTCAAGCACTTGGCCCAGG CGTCGATTAACTCGGACGGACCGGTGAACACATTCTACTACGTACCACTGGTGTATGAGGAAAGCATTGCTTCGGGACGCCATCAGAGTTGGCACGAGGTCCTTGGGACGTCCACGTGGCACTTCTTTGAGGTCCTTTTTAGGCATCATCtggcgctgctgttgccattTAATTTGGCTCTCCTGGTGCCCGTAAGAA CGCTGCAAGCTGGCCTTCATTAG